In the genome of Vicia villosa cultivar HV-30 ecotype Madison, WI linkage group LG7, Vvil1.0, whole genome shotgun sequence, one region contains:
- the LOC131619530 gene encoding uncharacterized protein LOC131619530, producing MILSLAKGQEELKTLLTKNEKKTKKPVGVFNMGRRFRGPLKKVKDVEIPEELEHDENVSGKTDQKSNGSVKQDEDEEEYYDDEEYPEDKYRQLEERMKAVEIQKIPGYLLGSSSAGFTDLILTGERVESGIRSGKIQVATSSGVTKKPYSGKTEANAVHSQRGRNRNDSSQSVGAVLISTPTPRQNQQQGYQRRQDAPRRNFTKINMSLNQAWQHLLKAKLLAPIASPNINTFSPRYDPNARCAYHSDCHDKAVNAVDEESYVTNVMSLTTPLPLIKKKLLQAGLFPGCIEDCYYCSSQSNGCTRLKIGIQYLMDNRKIMFEKVPSVEKLCEDLAQNLKIEDVSVISKTPIRIPTKAPIRITAEPKVAPLIITKPGPIPYSSDKAVPWSYGNEVYIHGVKQEALNDKPVKIPSPDVDNIVGTGKVTRSGRIFSPEISPGANISTQAPVSDSTADVRGKRPMLEPVHTPVEATAEEVSQKEMDEILKIIRKSDYDVIEQLGHTSSKISMLSLLTCSEAHAKALMKFLKAAHVPQEISVNQFENCVASLTTNNYLGFSDADLTPARKSHNKALHISIECKGTTLSHVLVDNGSSLNVLPKMVLDRLDSEGIVLMPSNVVVKAFDGSKSTVYGEVELPIRVGSQTFNSLFYVMDIHPAYSCLLGRPWIHGAGAVTSTLHQKLKYLANGKIVTVHGEEEYVVSHVNEYKYIEVNGEFIETPCQTFELVPQVVSSAKHTPTVPKVTRIPSTMASLKDAKAVVEEGGCTVWGQLIDVPYKSDKLGLGCIAGTQKNNHHTRPGGLMSHFVSKGVNALEDEESNCNLDKWIFPTPDHGLNNWKTEDVISISFNQE from the exons aTGATTTTGAGTCTGGCTAAAGGGCAGGAAGAGCTGAAGACACTCCTTACTAAGAATGAGAAGAAGACTAAGAAGCCTGTGGGTGTTTTCAACATGGGAAGAAGGTTCcgaggccctctcaaaaaggtcaAAGACGTCGAAATCCCAGAAGAGCTTGAACATGATGAGAATGTTAGTGGCAAGACTGATCAGAAGAGCAATGGTTCTGTCAagcaagatgaagatgaagaagagtaCTATGATGATGAAGAGTATCCGGAAGATAAGTACAGACAGTTGGAGGAACGAATGAAGGCTGTAGAAATCCAGAAGATCCCAGG TTATTTGCTGGGGAGCTCATCAGCTGGTTTTACTGACTTGATATTGACTGGGGAGCGGGTTGAAAGTGGCATCCGAAGTGggaaaattcaggtggctacctCTTCTGGTGTTACGAAGAAGCCGTATAGTGGAAAGACTGAAGCTAATGCTGTGCACAGCCAGAGGGGTCGCAACAGAAATGATAGTAGCCAATCTGTTGGAGCTGTCTTAATCTCTACACCAACACCTCGACAAAATCAACAACAGGGATACCAGCGTAGACAAGACGCGCCTAGAAGAAACtttacaaagatcaatatgtcttTGAATCAAGCATGGCAACACTTGCTGAAGGCAAAGTTACTTGCACCTATAGCTTCGCCAAACATCAATACATTTTCTCCTCGCTATGATCCTAacgcaagatgtgcttaccattctgACTGT catgacaaaGCTGTCAATGCTGTTGACGAAGAATCCTATGTTACTAATGTGATGAGTCTGACTACTCCACTCCCTCTCATCAAGAAGAAGCTGTTGCAAGCCGGTTTATTTCCGGGTTGCATTGAAGACTGTTATTACTGCTCGTCTCAATCAAATGGTTGTACAAGGTTGAAGATTGGTATTCAATATCTGATGGATAATCGAAAAATCATGTTCGAAAAAGTGCCTTCTGTGGAAAAATTATGTGAAGATCTAGCTCAAAACTTGAAAATTGAAGACGTGTCCGTAATTTCCAAGACTCCTATCAGAATCCCTACCAAGGCCCCCATAAGGATCACTGCTGAGCCTAAGGTAGCTCCCTTGATCATTACCAAGCCTGGTCCGATCCCGTACTCCTCCGACAAGGCTGTCCCTTGGAGCTATGGTAATGAGGTGTATATCCATGGTGTGAAACAAGAAGCCCTGAATGATAAGCCTGTCAAAATTCCCAGCCCTGACGTTGACAATATTGTGGGGACCGGCAAagttacaagaagtggaagaattTTCTCTCCGGAAATCTCTCCTGGTGCCAATATCTCAACTCAGGCCCCTGTTTCCGATTCAACTGCTGATGTGCGAGGGAAAAGACCAATGCTGGAACCAGTTCATACACCAGTGGAAGCTACTGCTGAAGAAGTCTCTCAGAAGGAAATGGATGAAATTCTGAAGATCATCCGGAAGAGTGATTACGATGTGATCGAACAGCTGGGGCACACCTCCTCCAAGATATCCATGCTATCATTGTTGACTTGTTCTGAGGCTCATGCTAAGGCTCTGATGAAATTTCTCAAAGCGGCGCAcgtaccacaagagatttctgttaatcaatttgagaattgtgttgcaagTTTGACAACGAACAACTACCtggggttttctgatgctgatttgACTCCTGCTAGAAAGAGTCATAACAAAGCCTTGCACATCTCCATTGAGTGTAAGGGTACTACTTTGTCCCATGTGCTGGTGGATAATGGCTCCTCGCTGAATGTATTGCCTAAAATGGTGCTGGATAGACTTGACTCTGAAGGGATAGTGCTAATGCCCAGTAATGTGGTGGTAAAGGCTTTCGATGGGTCGAAGAGTACGGTCTATGGAGAGGttgagctcccaatcagagtgggttctcaaactTTCAACTccttgttctatgtgatggatatcCACCCCGCCTATTCTTGTTTGCTCGGGCGCCCGTGGATACATGGGGCAGGTGCTGTGACATCCACATTGCATCAGAAGCTGAAGTACCTTGCAAATGGTAAGATCGTCACTGTGCATGGGGAAGAGGAGTATGTGGTTAGCCATGTGAATGAGTATAAGTATATCGAAGTGAACGGTGAATTCATCGAGACTCCTTGCCAGACTTTTGAATTGGTTCCTCAAGTTGTCTCTTCTGCCAAGCATACTCCTACTGTTCCTAAGGTTACCCGGATCCCTtcaacaatggcttctctgaaagatgCCAAGGCTGTagttgaagaaggtggttgcactgTTTGGGGCCAGCTCATTGATGTCCCGTATAAATCTGACAAGCTTGGTTTAGGTTGTATTGCCGGAACTCAGAAGAATAATCATCACACCCGtcctggaggattaatgtctcaTTTCGTCAGCAAAGGAGTCAATGCCTTGGAAGATGAGGAGAGCAATTGCAACCTAGACAAGTGGATTTTCCCGACACCTGATCATGGGCTGAACAACTGGAAGACCGAAGATGTTATCTCTATCTCCTTCAACCAGGAGTAA
- the LOC131619531 gene encoding uncharacterized protein LOC131619531: MEEFSETLQIPIGNQLPFTGLEKSPKPEAIAAALHLRKSEIEKNWETRSGVEGFLAKFLIDKARSFSKSMSYHAFEDILALLIYGLVLFPNPDQFIDVHAIKIFLTHNPVPTLLGDILHSLHTRTMKKRGTLMCCIPLLSRWFISHLPRSVMRNDQGQKWHRRIMSLSHSDIRWCSLSKENVVIIDRCGRYPNVPLLGIRGGITYNPSLALRQFGYARRDGIHHMLIQGIVFNYEEDPQGHRQKFIRAWDMVNRIDSKSLGPVIVEPEYEEDVPQVISHPDMPTDIEELKRSWIQLKEERDTFEAQFRAKEKKVLELTKQLQDEQSINTFLGAKRQRPWET, encoded by the exons ATGGAAGAATTTTCTGAGACGCTTCAGATCCCTATTGGAAATCAACTACCATTCACTGGTTTAGAGAAGAGTCCGAAGCCTGAAGCTATCGCCGCTGCTTTACACCTGAGGAAGTCTGAAATTGAGAAAAATTGGGAAACGAGAAGTGGGGTCGAGGGTTtccttgctaagttcttaattgATAAGGCACGATCATTCTCAAAATCCATGAGTTATCATGCTTTCGAAGACATTTTGGCTTTGCTCATCTATGGCTTGGTGTTGTTTCCAAATCCTGACCAGTTCATAGACGTGCATGCCATCAAGATATTTTTGACTCacaatcctgtgcctactttgcttggagatattctacactCACTTCACACCCGTACGATGAAGAAGCGGGGAACTCTCATGTGTTGTATACCTTTGCTgtctaggtggtttatttcgcaccttcctcGATCTGTAATGAGGAATGACCAAGGCCAGAAGTGGCATCGGAGAATAATGTCGCTTTCTCACTCTGATATTCGCTGGTGTTCTCTGTCCAAGGAAAATGTTGTTATTATTGATCGTTGCGGGCGGTACCCTAATGTGCCCCTCCTTGGCATAAGGGGAGGTATTACCTATAATCCCTCGTTGGCCTTACGCCAGTTCGGCTATGCTCGAAGAGATGGTATTCACCACATGCTTATACAAGGCATTGTGTTCAACTATGAGGAGGATCCTCAAGGCCATCGTCAGAAATTTATACGTGCTTGGGACATGGTAAATAGGATTGACAGCAAGAGCTTGGG ACCTGTGATTGTGGAGCCcgagtatgaagaagatgttccTCAGGTTATTTCTCATCCCGACATGCCCACTGATATTGAGGAACTGAAGAGGTCTTGGATCCAATTGAAGGAAGAAAGGGACACCTTTGAAGCTCAATTCCGCGCCAAAGAGaagaaagtattagagctcacaaaGCAACTTCAGGATGAGCAGAGCATCAACACATTCCTTGGGGCAAAGCGCCaacgtccatgggagacttga